From the genome of Pseudomonas yamanorum, one region includes:
- a CDS encoding 5-guanidino-2-oxopentanoate decarboxylase has translation MATCGEVLVNLLEGYGVDQVFGIPGVHTVELYRGLARSSIRHVTPRHEQGAGFMADGYARTSGKPGVCFIITGPGMTNITTAMGQAYADSIPMLVISSVQSRSQLGGGRGKLHELPNQSAMIAGVAAFSHTLMSAAELPGVLARAFALFQAGRPRPVHIEIPLDVLVENADALLGSEPISVSRAGAAPSAVKQMSQLLAAAKRPLILAGGGAIEAAPELTQLAEALGAPVALTINAKGMLASNHPLLIGSTQTLVATRALVAEADVVLAIGTELAETDYDVTFAGGFDIPGALLRIDIDSDQTVRNYPPQVALVADAQIAAQALLAELGNKSLAARDSDWGAHRVARLWSELEPTWDAAARAQTLFLNTVLDELPDAVLVGDSTQPVYTGNLTLNLDHPRRWFNSSTGYGTLGYALPAAIGAWLGRGNGAPVVCLIGDGGLQFTLPELASAVEARTPVIVLLWNNQGYEEIKKYMVNRAIEPVGVDIYTPDFIGVAKALGAAAQRIQGVEELRSALRAATDRQGPTLIEIDQGLWMKEVAV, from the coding sequence ATGGCGACCTGCGGCGAAGTATTGGTCAACCTGCTGGAAGGCTACGGCGTGGACCAGGTGTTCGGCATCCCCGGCGTGCACACCGTGGAACTCTACCGGGGCCTGGCGCGCTCAAGCATCCGCCACGTCACCCCGCGCCACGAACAGGGCGCCGGCTTCATGGCCGACGGCTATGCGCGCACCAGTGGCAAGCCTGGCGTGTGCTTCATCATCACTGGCCCCGGCATGACCAATATCACCACCGCCATGGGCCAGGCCTACGCCGACTCGATCCCGATGCTGGTGATTTCCAGCGTGCAGTCCCGCAGCCAACTGGGCGGCGGGCGCGGCAAGCTGCATGAGCTGCCGAACCAAAGCGCGATGATCGCGGGCGTGGCGGCGTTCTCTCATACCTTGATGTCGGCGGCCGAATTACCCGGTGTGTTGGCCCGCGCGTTTGCACTGTTCCAGGCCGGGCGACCGCGCCCGGTGCATATCGAAATCCCGCTGGATGTGCTGGTGGAAAACGCCGACGCATTGCTCGGCAGCGAGCCCATCAGTGTTTCCCGCGCCGGTGCTGCGCCGTCGGCGGTCAAGCAGATGAGCCAGTTGCTGGCGGCGGCGAAACGCCCGCTGATTCTCGCCGGTGGTGGCGCCATCGAAGCAGCGCCCGAGTTGACGCAACTGGCTGAAGCCCTCGGCGCGCCAGTGGCGCTGACCATTAATGCCAAGGGCATGCTGGCCTCCAACCATCCACTGCTGATCGGCTCGACCCAAACCCTGGTCGCCACCCGCGCCCTGGTGGCCGAGGCGGACGTGGTACTGGCGATCGGTACTGAGCTGGCAGAGACCGACTACGACGTGACCTTCGCCGGCGGTTTCGACATTCCCGGCGCCCTGCTGCGCATCGACATCGATTCCGACCAGACCGTGCGCAATTACCCGCCGCAGGTCGCGCTGGTGGCTGACGCGCAAATCGCTGCGCAGGCATTGCTTGCCGAACTGGGCAACAAGTCCCTGGCCGCCCGGGACAGCGACTGGGGCGCCCACCGCGTCGCGCGCCTATGGAGCGAACTGGAACCCACCTGGGACGCCGCCGCCCGCGCGCAAACCCTGTTCCTCAACACCGTCCTGGACGAACTGCCCGACGCCGTACTGGTAGGCGACTCCACCCAACCGGTGTACACCGGCAACCTGACCCTGAACCTCGACCACCCGCGTCGCTGGTTCAACTCCTCCACCGGCTACGGCACCCTCGGCTACGCCTTGCCGGCGGCCATCGGTGCCTGGCTGGGGCGCGGCAACGGCGCGCCGGTGGTGTGCCTGATCGGCGATGGCGGCCTGCAATTCACCTTGCCGGAACTGGCCAGCGCCGTGGAAGCGCGCACGCCGGTGATCGTGTTGCTGTGGAATAACCAGGGTTATGAGGAGATCAAGAAATACATGGTCAACCGCGCCATCGAGCCGGTGGGCGTGGACATCTATACCCCGGACTTTATCGGCGTGGCCAAGGCCCTTGGCGCTGCTGCCCAGCGCATCCAGGGTGTTGAGGAATTACGCAGCGCATTGCGCGCCGCCACTGATCGCCAAGGCCCGACGCTGATTGAAATCGACCAAGGGCTTTGGATGAAGGAGGTGGCGGTATGA
- a CDS encoding aldehyde dehydrogenase family protein → MSAVLNGLYINGVWRAGHDVLDVINPATEATLAQVNLGDASAVSEAVGAASAAFPDWSKSTGRDRAALLRKIAEGVSAQREHLMHLQSSNNGKPLFEAGIDVDDVIATFEYYAGVADEMDASQDRPVALPTEDFSARVRREPCGVVGLIVPWNFPMVTTAWKLAPALAAGCCVVLKPSEVTPLAELELARIIASVGLPAGVFNLVCGTGLAVGAPMAADPRIAKISFTGSNAVGVQVMQRSAETVKGVSLELGGKSSLLVLADADLDLAVELACGGGFFNAGQMCSATSRVLVADELADEFLTRLQARAESIRVADPFAEDVEMGALVNRAQYQRVLGHIERGVQAGAKLLCGGGRPVDLPHGYFIRPTVFTEVPLDSALWNEEIFGPVLCVRSFTSEAEAVALANDSEFGLVASVLSSNLEAAERVANALQVGLVWINAPQVIFPQTAWGGYKQSSIGRELGPWGLQVFQEIKHVIRAV, encoded by the coding sequence ATGAGCGCGGTATTGAACGGGCTGTACATCAACGGTGTTTGGCGTGCGGGCCATGACGTGCTGGACGTGATCAACCCGGCGACCGAGGCCACGCTGGCTCAAGTGAACCTAGGTGATGCAAGTGCGGTGAGCGAGGCCGTCGGTGCCGCCAGCGCTGCATTCCCGGACTGGTCGAAAAGCACCGGGCGCGACCGCGCGGCACTGCTGCGCAAGATCGCCGAGGGCGTGAGCGCCCAGCGTGAACACCTGATGCACCTGCAATCGAGCAACAACGGCAAGCCGCTGTTTGAGGCCGGGATTGATGTGGACGACGTGATCGCCACGTTTGAGTATTACGCCGGTGTGGCCGACGAAATGGATGCCAGCCAAGATCGTCCGGTGGCACTGCCCACTGAGGATTTCAGCGCCCGCGTACGCCGTGAACCCTGCGGCGTGGTGGGCCTGATCGTGCCGTGGAATTTCCCGATGGTCACCACCGCCTGGAAACTCGCCCCAGCGCTGGCGGCCGGTTGCTGCGTGGTGCTCAAGCCTTCGGAAGTGACACCGTTGGCGGAGCTGGAACTGGCCAGGATCATCGCTTCGGTGGGACTGCCCGCCGGCGTGTTCAACTTGGTCTGCGGCACTGGCCTGGCAGTGGGAGCACCCATGGCGGCTGACCCACGGATCGCGAAAATCTCCTTTACCGGTAGCAACGCCGTGGGCGTGCAGGTGATGCAACGCTCTGCAGAGACGGTCAAGGGTGTGAGCCTGGAGTTGGGCGGCAAATCCTCGTTGCTGGTGTTGGCGGACGCCGACCTCGACCTGGCCGTGGAACTGGCCTGCGGCGGTGGCTTCTTCAACGCCGGGCAGATGTGTTCCGCCACCAGCCGGGTGTTGGTAGCCGACGAATTGGCGGACGAGTTTCTGACCCGTTTGCAGGCCAGGGCCGAGAGTATTCGCGTGGCGGACCCGTTTGCCGAAGACGTGGAAATGGGCGCGCTGGTCAACCGTGCGCAGTACCAGCGGGTGCTGGGGCATATCGAGCGGGGGGTGCAAGCCGGCGCGAAGTTGCTGTGTGGTGGCGGGCGCCCGGTGGATTTGCCTCACGGGTATTTCATTCGCCCGACGGTGTTTACCGAAGTGCCGCTGGACAGCGCGTTATGGAACGAAGAAATCTTCGGCCCGGTGCTGTGCGTGCGCAGCTTTACCAGTGAAGCCGAGGCGGTGGCGCTGGCCAATGACAGCGAGTTTGGCCTGGTGGCCAGCGTGCTGAGCAGCAACCTGGAAGCGGCTGAGCGGGTAGCGAATGCGTTGCAGGTGGGCCTGGTGTGGATCAACGCGCCGCAGGTGATCTTCCCGCAAACGGCCTGGGGTGGTTACAAGCAGAGCAGCATCGGCCGAGAACTGGGGCCGTGGGGGTTGCAGGTGTTTCAGGAGATCAAGCATGTGATTCGGGCGGTGTAG
- a CDS encoding cyanate transporter, protein MENVRATPATALWLMISVVLVALNLRPSMAAVGPLLSSIRADVALSFSTASLLTMLPVMAMGLAMFFGMGVAKRFGEHRSIVLSLVVIGLATVSRLFLDSAVELILSAIAAGVGIAMIQALMPALIKSRFSDNVSLFMGLYVTAIMGGAALAASFSPFIQVQTGSWRIGLAIWAALAVLALVFWYAQRSVLPPLPQAGAGPQESFFGNRRAWLLAIFFGLGTAAYTCVLAWLAPYYVELGWSEQNAGLLLGFLTAMEVVSGLVTPAIANRRQDKRGVVAVLLVLIIAGFCGLILSPQHLSLLWPCLLGLGIGGLFPMSLILSLDHLDNPRRAGGLTAFVQGIGYLIAGLSPLIAGMIRDQLGSFEWAWWSLTAVVVVMLLILLRFDPRYYARHIR, encoded by the coding sequence ATGGAAAACGTCCGCGCAACACCCGCCACCGCCCTTTGGCTGATGATCAGCGTCGTGCTGGTCGCTCTCAACCTGCGCCCGTCGATGGCCGCCGTCGGCCCGTTGTTGTCGTCGATTCGCGCCGATGTGGCCCTGAGTTTCAGCACCGCCTCCCTGTTGACCATGCTGCCGGTCATGGCCATGGGCCTGGCGATGTTTTTTGGCATGGGCGTGGCCAAGCGGTTCGGCGAGCATCGCAGTATTGTGCTGTCGCTGGTGGTGATCGGCCTGGCCACCGTCTCCCGGTTGTTCCTGGACTCGGCGGTTGAGCTGATCCTCAGCGCCATCGCCGCCGGCGTAGGCATCGCGATGATCCAGGCGCTGATGCCCGCCTTGATCAAGTCGCGCTTCAGCGACAACGTTTCACTGTTCATGGGCCTGTACGTCACCGCGATCATGGGCGGCGCGGCCCTGGCTGCTTCGTTCTCACCGTTCATCCAGGTGCAAACCGGCAGTTGGCGCATTGGCCTGGCGATCTGGGCGGCTCTCGCCGTGTTGGCTCTGGTGTTCTGGTACGCCCAACGCTCAGTGTTGCCGCCACTGCCCCAAGCCGGCGCAGGCCCACAGGAGTCGTTCTTCGGCAATCGCCGGGCCTGGTTGCTGGCGATCTTTTTCGGTCTCGGCACCGCCGCCTATACCTGCGTGCTGGCCTGGCTGGCGCCGTACTACGTGGAGTTGGGCTGGAGCGAGCAGAATGCCGGCCTGTTGCTTGGCTTTCTGACGGCCATGGAAGTGGTCTCCGGCCTGGTCACCCCGGCCATCGCCAACCGCCGCCAAGACAAGCGCGGCGTGGTCGCGGTGCTGCTGGTGCTGATCATCGCCGGCTTCTGCGGCCTGATCCTCAGCCCGCAACACCTGAGCCTACTGTGGCCGTGCCTGCTGGGCCTGGGGATTGGCGGGTTGTTTCCGATGAGCCTGATCCTGTCCCTCGACCACCTCGACAACCCACGCCGCGCCGGCGGCCTGACTGCCTTTGTGCAGGGCATCGGCTACTTGATCGCCGGTTTGTCGCCGCTGATTGCCGGGATGATCCGCGACCAACTGGGCAGCTTCGAGTGGGCCTGGTGGTCATTGACAGCCGTCGTCGTGGTGATGTTGCTGATCCTGCTGCGCTTCGACCCGCGGTATTACGCGCGGCATATTCGCTGA
- a CDS encoding LysR family transcriptional regulator translates to MLNSNLLRKLDMQDLMVFVAVYDQSSVTDVSETLFVSQSTVSYSLKKLRTSFEDELFINTRAGMRPTYKAATMYGHVQKILESINLCHAGSQAFDPTQKAVTFNVCAPEYFEQLILPRLLKNFDHADLPVIVNVQKLETEIPADALRDGRLDLVICFGPHFHREHKDIKTQMLLEDDLVCVFDKQSAPREPAFSLQSFVARRHVFPTPWSSDTNMIDGWLARQAHKRQVIARANSYSAALKMITGTDFIVTLPRRVLKLLADTNVFGHCEAPNGLPGFTLDMQWNEHSAQDSANTWFREQVVKVCADQGLL, encoded by the coding sequence ATGCTAAACAGCAACTTGCTTAGAAAGCTCGATATGCAGGACCTGATGGTGTTTGTCGCTGTTTACGACCAAAGCAGCGTGACCGACGTCTCCGAAACCCTGTTCGTCAGCCAGTCCACCGTGAGCTACAGCCTGAAGAAGCTGCGCACCAGCTTCGAAGACGAGTTGTTTATCAACACCCGGGCGGGCATGCGTCCTACGTACAAAGCGGCCACCATGTACGGGCATGTGCAGAAAATCCTCGAAAGCATCAACCTCTGCCATGCCGGCAGCCAGGCTTTCGACCCCACCCAGAAGGCCGTGACCTTCAACGTCTGCGCCCCCGAATACTTCGAACAACTGATCCTGCCGCGCCTGCTGAAAAACTTCGATCACGCCGACCTGCCGGTGATCGTCAATGTGCAGAAGCTCGAAACCGAGATCCCGGCCGACGCCTTGCGCGACGGGCGCCTGGACTTGGTGATCTGCTTCGGGCCGCACTTTCATCGCGAGCACAAGGACATCAAGACCCAGATGCTGCTGGAGGACGACCTGGTGTGCGTGTTCGACAAACAGTCGGCGCCCCGGGAACCGGCGTTCAGCCTGCAATCCTTCGTCGCCCGGCGCCATGTGTTCCCCACGCCCTGGAGTTCCGACACCAACATGATCGATGGCTGGCTGGCGCGCCAGGCTCACAAACGCCAGGTGATCGCCCGGGCCAACAGCTACAGCGCGGCGCTGAAGATGATCACCGGCACCGACTTTATCGTCACCTTGCCCCGTCGAGTGCTGAAGCTGCTGGCAGACACGAACGTGTTCGGCCATTGCGAAGCGCCGAACGGTTTGCCGGGGTTTACCCTGGATATGCAGTGGAATGAACACAGCGCGCAGGACAGCGCCAACACGTGGTTCAGGGAACAAGTGGTGAAGGTATGTGCGGATCAGGGGTTATTATGA
- a CDS encoding 5-carboxymethyl-2-hydroxymuconate Delta-isomerase: MPHLHLEYTANLTDLAVEKTLLRLNNVLMASGQFGSEFDIKSRALKVETFQVGTSISPRAFIAVKLSLLSGRSPQVKKQLSESLLAALQDLGDWPADLQVQLSVLLVDMDRESYSKVTIG, from the coding sequence ATGCCGCATCTGCATCTGGAATACACCGCCAACCTCACAGACCTGGCCGTTGAGAAAACCTTGTTGCGGCTCAACAACGTACTGATGGCGTCCGGGCAGTTCGGTTCCGAGTTTGATATCAAAAGCCGGGCGCTGAAGGTGGAGACATTCCAGGTTGGCACGTCCATCAGCCCGCGCGCTTTTATCGCGGTGAAGCTGTCGCTGCTCAGCGGGCGTTCACCCCAGGTCAAGAAACAGTTGTCGGAAAGCCTGCTGGCAGCGCTGCAGGACCTGGGCGATTGGCCTGCAGACCTGCAGGTGCAGCTCAGTGTCTTGCTGGTCGATATGGATCGCGAGTCCTACAGCAAAGTCACCATCGGCTGA
- a CDS encoding low temperature requirement protein A codes for MTPSRSLLRGRGSHDSGKVGMVELFFDLVFVFAVTQLSHSLLAHLSISGAVQVALMMVAVWWVWIFTSWVTNWLDPEKIPIRIGLFGLMVAGLLLSSSIPKAFTDRGLLFAGAYVFMQVGRTLFALWAVRGEPLNMTRNFQRILAWMLFSGVFWITGALLEGEQRLAFWALALLIELISPSVYFWVPGLGPSTLTDWNVEGNHMAERCGLFVIIALGESLLVTGATFAELPWSVDGLAAFLVAVVGSIALWWIYFDSGAERAHHRIASSADPGRQARIAYTYLHVLIVAGIIVSAVADELVLVHPGHASQAGVVAIIAGPWLFLLGSALFKWVMSDRPLPPFSHLGGLLILLVLLPLGLQQVFSALVLGALTSAVLVIVAIWENRSLRSLTEVSH; via the coding sequence ATGACCCCATCCCGATCCTTGCTGCGTGGGCGCGGCAGTCATGACAGCGGCAAGGTTGGCATGGTCGAGCTGTTTTTCGACCTGGTGTTCGTATTTGCCGTGACCCAGTTGTCCCATTCGCTGCTCGCCCACTTGTCCATCAGCGGCGCGGTGCAGGTGGCGCTGATGATGGTCGCGGTGTGGTGGGTGTGGATCTTCACTTCGTGGGTCACCAACTGGCTGGACCCGGAAAAAATCCCGATCCGCATCGGCCTGTTCGGCTTGATGGTGGCGGGCCTGCTGCTGTCCTCGTCGATCCCCAAGGCGTTTACCGACCGCGGCCTGTTGTTCGCCGGTGCCTATGTGTTCATGCAGGTAGGACGCACGCTGTTTGCCCTGTGGGCGGTGCGCGGCGAGCCCCTGAACATGACCCGCAATTTCCAGCGGATCCTGGCGTGGATGCTGTTTTCCGGGGTGTTCTGGATCACCGGCGCGCTGCTCGAAGGTGAACAGCGTTTGGCCTTCTGGGCCCTGGCGCTGTTGATCGAATTGATTTCTCCGTCGGTGTATTTCTGGGTGCCGGGGCTTGGGCCCTCGACGCTTACAGACTGGAATGTGGAAGGCAACCACATGGCCGAACGCTGCGGCCTGTTTGTGATCATCGCCTTGGGTGAGTCGTTGCTGGTGACTGGCGCGACCTTCGCTGAATTGCCCTGGAGCGTGGACGGGCTGGCGGCCTTCCTGGTGGCGGTAGTGGGCAGCATCGCCCTGTGGTGGATCTATTTCGACAGCGGCGCCGAGCGTGCCCACCATCGCATCGCCAGCTCCGCCGACCCGGGCCGCCAGGCGCGGATTGCCTACACCTACCTGCATGTATTGATCGTCGCCGGGATTATCGTCAGCGCCGTGGCCGACGAACTGGTGCTGGTGCACCCGGGGCATGCCAGTCAGGCGGGCGTGGTGGCGATCATCGCCGGCCCATGGTTGTTCCTGCTGGGCAGTGCGCTGTTCAAGTGGGTGATGAGCGACCGTCCGTTGCCACCGTTTTCGCACCTGGGCGGCTTGCTGATCTTGCTGGTGTTGCTGCCGCTGGGATTGCAGCAGGTGTTTTCGGCGTTGGTACTGGGGGCGTTGACGTCGGCGGTGTTGGTGATCGTGGCGATCTGGGAAAACCGCTCGTTGCGCAGCTTGACCGAAGTTTCACATTGA
- a CDS encoding LysR substrate-binding domain-containing protein — protein sequence MNRNELRKADINLMVVFETLMLERNVTRVAEKLFLGQPTISSALNRLRTLFNDPLFIRVGHRMEPTARAEEIIKHLSPALDSLSSALSLTHDFDPSISTMTFRIGLSDDVEFGLLPPLLRALRQEAPLVVFVVQHVDYWRIPDLLASGDITVGITQTRGLPANAKRKLLRHIRPCLLRADASDKPLTLDEYCARPHVLVSHTANVSGFADEWLAEIGRKRHVVLSVPQYSALPALLAGTDMIASLPDYTAQAMAAGGNLFCEPFPFETPTLDLSMVWLSHVDTDPAERWMRSRLEAFMSERDMLPVVAPKS from the coding sequence ATGAATCGCAATGAATTACGCAAGGCCGACATCAACTTGATGGTGGTCTTTGAAACCTTGATGCTCGAGCGCAATGTGACCCGGGTGGCGGAGAAGCTGTTTCTCGGCCAACCCACCATCAGTTCGGCCCTCAACCGCCTGCGCACATTGTTCAATGACCCGTTGTTTATTCGCGTCGGCCACCGCATGGAGCCCACCGCGCGGGCCGAGGAAATCATCAAGCACCTGTCGCCGGCTCTCGATTCCTTGTCGTCGGCCCTGAGCCTGACCCACGATTTTGACCCGTCCATCAGCACCATGACCTTTCGCATCGGCCTGTCCGATGACGTCGAGTTTGGCCTGCTGCCGCCGCTGCTGCGGGCCTTGCGCCAGGAAGCGCCGCTGGTGGTGTTCGTGGTGCAGCATGTGGATTACTGGCGCATCCCGGACCTGCTGGCCTCCGGCGATATCACCGTCGGCATCACCCAGACCCGCGGCCTGCCGGCCAATGCCAAGCGCAAACTATTGCGGCATATCCGCCCGTGCCTGCTGCGGGCGGATGCCTCGGACAAACCCCTGACCCTCGACGAATATTGCGCACGGCCCCATGTGCTGGTGTCCCACACCGCCAACGTGTCCGGGTTTGCCGATGAGTGGCTGGCGGAAATCGGTCGCAAGCGCCACGTGGTGCTCTCGGTGCCGCAATACAGCGCATTGCCGGCGCTGCTCGCCGGCACCGACATGATCGCCAGCCTGCCGGACTACACCGCCCAGGCCATGGCCGCCGGGGGCAATCTGTTCTGTGAGCCGTTCCCGTTCGAAACCCCGACCCTGGACTTGTCGATGGTCTGGCTCAGCCACGTGGACACCGACCCGGCGGAACGCTGGATGCGTTCGCGGCTGGAGGCGTTCATGAGCGAGCGGGACATGCTGCCGGTAGTCGCCCCCAAATCTTGA
- a CDS encoding MFS transporter: MKTANTAREPRELNKLMFVKLMPLLIIAYVLSFLDRTNIALAKHHLDVDLGISAAAYGLGAGLFFLTYALSEIPSNLIMHKVGARFWIARIMVTWGLISAAMAFVQGETSFYILRLLLGIAEAGLFPGVMLYLTYWFNREQRARATGYFLLGVCFANIIGGPVGAALMRMDGILGWHGWQWMFLLEGLPAVAFAWVVWCKLPDRPSKAAWLSAEEARGIEQRIAMETEEGAGEGGHSLKNWLTPQILLAIFVYFCHQITIYTVIFFLPSIISKYGELSTMSVGLLTSLPWIAAAAGAVLLPRFATTPTRARRLLITGLLTMALGLGIASVSGPVFSLLGFCVSAVMFFVVQSIIFLYPASRLKGVALAGGLGFVNACGLLGGFVGPSVMGAIEMSTGNAMNGLKVIAVVLVVAALAALRLRQGQEPDHTSNEVGNPEASTR, encoded by the coding sequence ATGAAGACTGCCAACACTGCCCGTGAACCACGGGAGTTGAACAAACTGATGTTCGTCAAGTTGATGCCCTTGCTGATCATCGCCTACGTGCTGAGCTTTCTGGACCGCACCAATATCGCTCTGGCCAAGCATCACCTGGACGTTGACCTGGGGATTTCAGCGGCGGCTTACGGCCTGGGTGCGGGGTTGTTCTTCCTGACCTATGCGCTGTCGGAAATCCCCAGCAACCTGATCATGCACAAGGTCGGCGCGCGGTTCTGGATTGCCCGGATCATGGTGACCTGGGGCCTGATTTCGGCGGCCATGGCGTTCGTCCAGGGCGAGACCTCGTTCTATATCCTGCGCCTGCTGCTGGGCATTGCCGAAGCCGGCCTGTTTCCCGGGGTGATGCTGTACCTCACCTACTGGTTCAACCGCGAGCAACGGGCGCGGGCCACCGGGTATTTCCTGCTCGGCGTGTGTTTTGCCAACATCATCGGCGGCCCGGTGGGCGCGGCGTTGATGCGCATGGACGGCATCCTCGGCTGGCACGGCTGGCAGTGGATGTTCCTGCTCGAAGGCTTGCCGGCAGTGGCATTTGCCTGGGTGGTGTGGTGCAAGTTGCCGGATCGTCCGAGCAAGGCGGCGTGGCTCTCGGCCGAAGAGGCGCGCGGGATTGAACAGCGCATCGCGATGGAGACCGAAGAGGGCGCAGGCGAGGGTGGGCATTCCCTGAAGAACTGGTTGACCCCGCAGATTCTGCTGGCGATCTTTGTATACTTTTGCCATCAGATCACCATTTACACCGTGATCTTTTTCCTGCCGAGCATCATCAGCAAATACGGTGAATTGAGCACCATGAGCGTCGGCTTGCTGACGTCATTGCCGTGGATCGCAGCCGCAGCCGGAGCGGTGTTGCTGCCGCGTTTTGCGACCACGCCCACCCGTGCCCGGCGGCTGTTGATTACCGGATTGCTGACCATGGCGTTGGGGTTGGGGATTGCCTCGGTGTCGGGGCCGGTGTTCAGCCTGCTGGGCTTCTGTGTGTCGGCGGTGATGTTCTTTGTGGTGCAGTCGATCATCTTTCTCTACCCGGCTTCGCGCCTCAAGGGCGTGGCGCTGGCGGGCGGGCTGGGCTTCGTCAACGCCTGCGGATTGCTCGGCGGGTTTGTCGGGCCGTCGGTGATGGGCGCGATCGAAATGAGCACTGGTAACGCCATGAATGGTTTGAAAGTGATTGCCGTGGTGCTGGTGGTGGCCGCGTTGGCCGCCTTGCGTTTGCGCCAGGGACAGGAGCCCGATCACACCAGCAATGAGGTCGGAAACCCGGAAGCCAGCACCAGGTAA
- a CDS encoding MFS transporter, with product MATLKKASLRSIHRHSWVSLLVCWMIWILNAYDREIVLRLGPTISKHFDLSADQWGTMATVIMLALALLDIPGSMWSDRYGGGWKRARFQVPLVLGYTAISFLSGFKALSGNLATFIALRVGVNLGAGWGEPVGVSNTAEWWPVERRGFALGAHHTGYPIGAMLSGIVASFVISTFGEDNWRYVFFFAFVVALPLMIFWARYSTAERITALYVDIAAKGMTPPDNAPASQVKGHAWRTFIATLRNRNIALTAGNTMLTQVVYMGVNIVLPAYLYNIAGLSLAESAGMSVVFTLTGILGQLVWPSLSDIIGRRVTLIICGVWMAASVGAFYFANTLTLIIVVQLLFGLVANAVWPIYYAVACDSAEPSATSTANGIITTAMFIGGGLAPVLMGSLIAMGGGWTTLHGYTVCFFVMAGCALGGALLQLFSHRPPALVAQLEP from the coding sequence ATGGCAACCTTGAAAAAAGCCTCGCTGCGCAGTATTCACCGGCACTCCTGGGTGTCGCTGCTGGTGTGCTGGATGATCTGGATCCTCAACGCCTACGACCGTGAGATCGTGTTGCGTCTGGGGCCGACCATCTCCAAGCATTTCGATTTGTCGGCCGACCAGTGGGGCACCATGGCCACGGTGATCATGCTGGCCCTGGCCCTGCTGGATATCCCCGGCTCCATGTGGAGTGACCGCTACGGCGGTGGCTGGAAGCGCGCGCGGTTCCAGGTGCCGCTGGTGCTGGGCTACACGGCTATTTCGTTCCTCTCCGGGTTCAAGGCCCTGAGCGGCAACCTCGCGACCTTTATTGCGCTGCGGGTTGGCGTCAACCTCGGCGCAGGCTGGGGCGAGCCGGTGGGCGTGAGCAACACCGCCGAATGGTGGCCGGTGGAGCGTCGTGGTTTTGCCCTTGGCGCGCACCATACGGGTTACCCGATTGGCGCCATGCTCAGTGGCATCGTCGCCAGCTTTGTCATCAGCACCTTTGGTGAAGACAACTGGCGCTACGTGTTCTTCTTCGCGTTTGTGGTGGCGTTGCCGCTGATGATTTTCTGGGCGCGTTACTCCACCGCCGAACGCATCACCGCGCTGTACGTCGACATTGCCGCCAAGGGCATGACCCCGCCGGACAACGCACCCGCCAGCCAAGTGAAGGGCCATGCCTGGCGCACCTTTATCGCCACGTTGCGCAACCGCAATATCGCCCTGACGGCGGGTAATACGATGCTGACCCAGGTGGTGTACATGGGCGTCAACATCGTGTTGCCGGCCTACCTGTACAACATCGCCGGGCTGTCCCTGGCCGAGTCGGCGGGGATGAGCGTGGTGTTCACCTTGACCGGGATTCTCGGGCAGCTGGTGTGGCCGTCGCTGTCGGACATCATTGGCCGGCGCGTCACCCTGATCATCTGCGGGGTGTGGATGGCCGCCAGTGTCGGTGCGTTCTACTTCGCCAACACCCTGACCCTGATCATCGTCGTGCAACTGCTGTTCGGCCTGGTGGCCAACGCGGTGTGGCCGATCTACTACGCGGTGGCCTGCGACTCGGCCGAGCCGTCGGCGACCTCCACCGCCAACGGCATCATCACCACCGCGATGTTTATCGGCGGCGGCCTGGCCCCGGTGCTGATGGGCAGCCTGATTGCCATGGGCGGCGGCTGGACCACCTTGCACGGCTACACGGTGTGCTTCTTCGTGATGGCCGGCTGTGCCCTGGGCGGGGCGCTGCTGCAACTGTTTTCCCATCGCCCGCCGGCGCTGGTTGCGCAACTCGAACCCTAG